A portion of the Oxynema aestuarii AP17 genome contains these proteins:
- a CDS encoding iron uptake porin, translating into MVFWVFWQKSRRTAIATGTIVATLFLSTPVPGSAHSGSSPDRDPRGSARPSNLLHLSQQTPSPLQQVNSVSDLSDVRPTDWAFAALQSLAQRYNCLLAYPDNRYQGDRSLTRYEFAAGLNLCLNRIAESIGNSGADLEGEDLSRIRRLQAEFSSELATLRGRVDALEIRTDSLAANQFSATTQLVGEASFFLSGALGDEKANDSGESVQENTTLDYRSRLIFNTSFTGKDLLKTFLVSANSARLGGEVTGTNMTRLAFDVNTNGSVILGKTFYRFPVGDNWRVNVDAVGGGFNANVPTFNEFFTPEITGALSRFGRFNPIYRQGLGGSGLTLTYSPNSAISLSLGYLAPDASEPTGGNGLFDGRFAALGQVAFKPSDRFRVGVTYVRSYAPGSQVAVSGAIGSQLANRPFGETATSADHFGVQTSVGIGSHLILGGWAGLTLARAEDEGVGVRQGDDATIFNWAVTLAAPNLDDRGSRAGIVLGQPPKVTDNDGGESDEDTSFHFEGFYRYQIAPGIAIEPGFLAIVNPEHDADNDAIWIGNLRTIFLF; encoded by the coding sequence ATGGTATTTTGGGTGTTCTGGCAAAAATCAAGGAGAACCGCGATCGCCACGGGGACGATCGTGGCAACTTTGTTCCTCTCGACTCCGGTACCCGGATCGGCACACTCGGGGTCTTCCCCGGATCGCGATCCGAGGGGGTCAGCGAGACCCTCGAACCTCCTTCACCTGTCCCAGCAAACCCCCTCCCCCCTGCAACAGGTGAACTCGGTGTCGGATCTCAGTGACGTTCGACCCACAGACTGGGCGTTTGCAGCTTTACAGTCCCTTGCCCAACGGTACAATTGCTTGTTAGCCTATCCCGACAACCGCTATCAGGGCGATCGTTCCCTGACCCGCTATGAATTTGCGGCGGGATTGAATCTCTGTCTCAATCGGATCGCTGAATCGATTGGCAACAGTGGCGCCGATTTAGAAGGAGAAGATTTATCCCGCATTCGGCGATTGCAAGCCGAATTTTCCTCAGAATTAGCGACATTACGAGGTCGCGTCGATGCTTTAGAAATCCGCACGGATTCTTTGGCCGCCAATCAGTTTTCCGCCACTACCCAATTGGTCGGCGAAGCTAGCTTTTTTCTAAGCGGCGCACTGGGGGACGAAAAAGCCAATGATTCGGGAGAATCAGTGCAGGAAAATACGACGTTGGATTATCGGTCTCGGTTGATTTTTAATACCAGTTTTACCGGGAAAGATCTGTTGAAAACGTTTTTGGTTTCTGCCAATTCAGCCAGACTGGGTGGAGAGGTGACCGGAACGAATATGACTCGGTTGGCTTTTGATGTAAATACGAATGGCTCGGTTATTTTAGGGAAGACGTTTTATCGGTTTCCCGTGGGGGATAACTGGCGGGTGAATGTGGATGCAGTTGGTGGGGGATTTAATGCAAATGTGCCGACGTTTAATGAGTTTTTTACGCCGGAAATTACTGGAGCGCTTTCTCGATTTGGTCGCTTCAATCCGATTTATCGCCAAGGGTTGGGCGGGTCGGGTTTGACCCTGACTTATTCACCGAATTCGGCGATTTCTTTATCTTTGGGATATCTCGCCCCGGATGCCAGCGAACCGACTGGGGGAAATGGCCTATTTGACGGTCGCTTTGCGGCACTCGGACAGGTGGCGTTTAAACCGAGCGATCGCTTCAGAGTGGGGGTGACTTACGTGCGTTCCTACGCCCCCGGGTCGCAGGTGGCGGTCTCTGGGGCGATCGGCAGCCAACTGGCAAATCGGCCATTCGGTGAAACGGCAACTTCTGCAGACCATTTCGGCGTGCAAACTTCTGTGGGGATTGGTTCTCACTTGATTCTCGGCGGATGGGCGGGTTTGACCCTGGCTCGCGCTGAAGATGAAGGGGTTGGGGTTCGCCAGGGGGATGATGCAACGATTTTTAATTGGGCGGTGACCTTAGCTGCTCCCAATTTGGACGATCGCGGTTCGCGTGCGGGCATCGTCCTCGGACAGCCGCCAAAGGTGACGGATAATGACGGTGGGGAGTCGGATGAGGATACTTCGTTTCATTTCGAGGGGTTTTATCGGTATCAGATCGCTCCGGGAATCGCGATCGAACCGGGTTTTTTGGCGATCGTCAATCCGGAACACGATGCAGATAACGATGCAATTTGGATCGGCAATCTGCGAACGATTTTTCTGTTTTAA
- a CDS encoding metallophosphoesterase family protein, translated as MRLIHTADWHLGRRLKGIDRTPEVAGALQQILVAAKELEVDAVLIAGDIFDIPNPPAYAERVAYEFFCGLQEAGIPAVAIAGNHDSATRIDGLANLLSLAGVRALGKPRPSEDGGAIILNTKSGKLCVGALPFASERRMLDASSLWMEDEEVQNASYRSAIAALFKDLTSWFAPDRVNILMGHLAIEGAKLAESEVMYYSQDKYALGEQTLPEQAQYIALGHIHIHQQVRASAPTYYSGSLIQIDFGEAEQEKGFCLIEVEPGGEAKVEFKPVLCQRPLKQLFCDLDNLEETLEANRYHPGFLKVIVNLDSPVMGLGDRVRQICPQTLQIVPNYPEKRYFRRSRPRDRDRFDPIAEFENYYRDTHGRTAPAAVVGEFENLYRNLREKGVGN; from the coding sequence ATGCGACTTATTCATACAGCAGATTGGCATTTAGGACGCAGACTGAAAGGAATCGATCGCACGCCAGAAGTCGCGGGAGCATTACAACAAATTCTCGTAGCGGCAAAAGAATTAGAGGTCGATGCGGTTTTGATTGCGGGAGATATTTTCGACATTCCCAATCCCCCAGCTTATGCAGAAAGAGTGGCTTACGAGTTTTTTTGCGGGCTGCAAGAAGCGGGAATTCCTGCGGTGGCGATCGCCGGAAATCACGATAGCGCCACCCGCATCGACGGTTTAGCCAATTTACTCTCTTTGGCGGGAGTGCGTGCTTTGGGAAAACCGCGACCGTCCGAAGATGGAGGGGCAATTATTCTCAATACCAAAAGTGGTAAACTCTGCGTCGGCGCGCTGCCGTTTGCTTCGGAACGGCGAATGCTAGATGCATCCAGTTTGTGGATGGAAGATGAAGAAGTCCAAAATGCGAGTTATCGCTCGGCGATCGCCGCTCTTTTTAAAGATTTAACGAGTTGGTTTGCGCCCGATCGCGTTAATATTCTCATGGGACACTTGGCGATAGAAGGAGCAAAACTGGCCGAATCCGAAGTGATGTATTACAGTCAAGATAAATACGCCCTCGGCGAGCAAACATTGCCCGAGCAAGCGCAATATATCGCCCTCGGACATATTCATATTCACCAACAAGTTCGCGCCAGTGCGCCGACTTATTACTCCGGATCTTTGATTCAAATTGATTTCGGCGAGGCGGAACAAGAAAAAGGCTTTTGTTTGATTGAAGTCGAACCGGGAGGGGAGGCAAAAGTTGAATTCAAACCCGTTTTATGTCAAAGACCGTTAAAACAATTGTTTTGTGATTTAGACAATTTAGAGGAAACCTTAGAAGCGAATCGCTACCATCCCGGTTTTCTCAAAGTTATTGTCAATTTAGACAGTCCGGTGATGGGATTGGGCGATCGCGTGCGCCAGATTTGCCCGCAAACCCTGCAAATCGTACCGAATTATCCCGAAAAACGCTATTTCCGACGGTCTAGACCGCGCGATCGCGATCGCTTCGATCCGATCGCCGAATTCGAGAACTATTACCGCGACACCCACGGGAGAACTGCCCCGGCGGCGGTGGTGGGAGAGTTCGAGAACCTCTATCGCAATTTACGGGAAAAGGGGGTCGGCAATTAG
- a CDS encoding pentapeptide repeat-containing protein, which produces MRVNLIATAAIVAILSFPHPLIAGNPQDFRTLIETSSCPGCDLSGATLNDLNLQSINLERANLRRANFSRSKLGAANLKDAMLESASFNSADLNQANLSGAILNSAFLDNAILSNANLRGTELRSASLQRVFLDDADLSGAKLTRATLTSALMTNAILQNATLGNANLSNANLRNANLSGATLAHANLRDTDLRGANLSHADFTNTILTGADLSGANLTGANIFSTYLGDVNLCGATMPNGIVWERGCPVEENPVEENTGE; this is translated from the coding sequence GTGAGAGTAAACCTGATAGCGACGGCGGCGATCGTTGCCATCTTGTCGTTTCCCCATCCATTAATTGCTGGAAACCCGCAAGATTTTAGAACTTTAATCGAAACGAGTTCCTGTCCGGGTTGCGATCTGAGTGGGGCGACCCTCAACGATCTAAATTTACAATCCATTAATTTAGAACGGGCGAATTTACGCCGGGCGAATTTCAGCCGTTCTAAACTGGGGGCGGCGAATTTAAAAGATGCGATGTTAGAAAGTGCTTCGTTTAATTCTGCGGATCTCAATCAAGCGAATTTAAGCGGGGCAATTCTCAATAGTGCTTTTTTGGATAATGCGATTTTATCCAATGCGAATTTAAGAGGAACGGAATTAAGAAGTGCTTCTTTACAGCGAGTCTTTTTAGATGATGCGGATTTATCCGGCGCTAAATTAACGCGAGCTACCCTGACGAGTGCATTGATGACTAATGCGATTTTACAAAATGCAACGTTGGGAAATGCAAATTTAAGTAATGCGAATTTACGTAATGCCAACTTAAGTGGCGCGACCCTCGCTCATGCCAATCTTAGAGATACAGATTTAAGGGGAGCTAATTTAAGTCACGCAGATTTTACGAATACCATTTTAACGGGCGCCGATTTAAGCGGAGCCAATTTAACGGGAGCTAATATTTTTTCGACGTATTTAGGAGATGTTAATTTGTGCGGGGCGACGATGCCGAATGGGATCGTTTGGGAGCGCGGTTGTCCGGTGGAAGAGAATCCGGTAGAAGAGAATACAGGTGAATAA
- a CDS encoding TIGR03943 family putative permease subunit has protein sequence MSAPFPKLSSWFRMNAAVEFLAVLLWGVLLVKYWVTGELNILIHPNYFALTVIGGVVLLVLAGWKVWEWIAWGRSRWGRTSGNNGAAASGNEQLQHISLFPPGWSAAILLTAAIMGLIFEPRVFSSDKALNRGIEDFMPITQVKAQAFGKATSPEDRSLVDWVRTLSVYPEPDAYSGQPVKVTGFVIHPPELGEEYLLLARYIITCCAADAYPIGLPVKLPKNRSAYPSDSWLEVRGKMITETFDDRRQLTIEAEAIAQIEQPKNPYEY, from the coding sequence ATGAGCGCACCTTTTCCTAAACTATCTTCATGGTTCCGCATGAATGCTGCCGTCGAATTTCTGGCAGTTTTATTGTGGGGCGTTCTGCTTGTCAAGTATTGGGTAACGGGGGAATTGAATATTTTAATTCACCCGAATTATTTCGCCCTGACCGTCATCGGTGGGGTGGTGTTGCTGGTGTTGGCGGGTTGGAAAGTTTGGGAATGGATCGCCTGGGGGCGATCGCGCTGGGGACGCACCAGTGGGAATAACGGAGCGGCGGCGTCTGGAAATGAGCAGCTCCAACATATCAGCTTGTTTCCGCCGGGGTGGAGTGCGGCGATTTTGCTGACGGCGGCGATTATGGGGTTGATCTTCGAGCCGCGTGTTTTCAGCAGCGACAAAGCGCTCAATCGAGGGATCGAAGATTTCATGCCGATTACGCAAGTGAAGGCGCAGGCATTTGGCAAAGCGACTTCGCCGGAAGATCGATCGCTGGTGGATTGGGTGCGAACCTTGAGCGTGTATCCGGAACCGGACGCTTATAGCGGTCAACCCGTGAAAGTGACGGGTTTTGTGATTCACCCGCCGGAATTAGGGGAAGAATATTTGTTATTGGCGCGTTATATCATCACCTGTTGTGCGGCGGATGCCTATCCGATCGGACTTCCGGTAAAGTTGCCGAAAAACCGCTCGGCGTATCCGTCGGATAGCTGGCTGGAGGTTCGAGGGAAGATGATCACGGAAACCTTTGACGATCGCCGCCAGTTGACCATTGAAGCCGAGGCGATCGCGCAGATCGAACAGCCAAAAAATCCTTACGAATATTAG
- a CDS encoding sensor histidine kinase, whose protein sequence is MYNWPLPTLSEILGMSEAERDRLRSPSDPFAREREGWGEDDSVWVARDSEENRPEGVKAEGQWRAAIAALSELLGRKADREGDRSEGRSPRGIVLCGPLPVLEDRRVLADYETWTFSGEPFPGVAWLPSQLLPTGSGEANGTGVGRSARSVLPLLAGDPLAREQFCLVLTSRWSAIVVEGAGGSERPFQFSFDPEAIALGWQVLRSRVLLSGRPEIARELDRAFARFTPVAPDYKLVTTFSQLLLDNLYDRPSEQIETVAVYEGERPSKTIRHPGGAKLVPVGSRMLASAMLQRSRYAIAQWSDGTNARSDGGAEFEGNAISRPTHKSNRNGTAAKVATPASADDSERPGSGTETEAADLELLQAIAHEVRTPLATIRTLTRLLLKRSENFDDRAIARLQAIDRECTEQIDRFEFIFRAVELETSNSGRSPVHLTSTSLDLVLDSCIPRWQKQASRRNLTLDVVVPQKMPPVVSDPNLLERVLTGAIENFTCTLPAGNHVRVEVTLAGHQLKVQLECEPNPDAQTQPWSMPFSSRPTLKSIGQLLMFQPETGNLSLNLNVTKNLFQVLGGKLIVRHRPQQGEVIAMFLPLELG, encoded by the coding sequence ATGTACAACTGGCCATTACCGACCCTCAGTGAAATATTAGGGATGAGTGAAGCCGAGCGCGACCGTCTACGATCGCCGTCGGATCCATTTGCCCGGGAGAGGGAAGGCTGGGGCGAGGATGACAGCGTATGGGTAGCAAGGGACTCTGAAGAGAATCGCCCCGAGGGAGTTAAAGCGGAGGGACAATGGCGGGCGGCGATCGCGGCCCTGAGCGAATTACTGGGGCGCAAAGCCGACCGCGAAGGGGATCGATCCGAGGGGCGATCGCCTCGGGGAATCGTTTTATGCGGTCCGCTTCCAGTCCTCGAAGATCGGCGCGTGTTGGCGGATTACGAAACCTGGACATTTTCCGGGGAACCGTTCCCAGGGGTGGCGTGGTTACCGTCCCAACTGTTACCGACGGGGAGCGGCGAAGCCAATGGTACGGGCGTCGGTCGGTCTGCACGATCCGTACTGCCGTTATTGGCGGGGGATCCGTTAGCCCGAGAGCAGTTTTGTTTGGTGTTGACCTCGCGCTGGAGTGCGATCGTGGTCGAGGGAGCGGGAGGGAGCGAACGCCCGTTTCAATTTTCCTTCGATCCCGAGGCGATCGCCCTGGGATGGCAGGTCTTGCGATCGCGGGTTCTCCTGAGCGGGCGCCCGGAAATCGCCCGGGAACTCGATCGCGCCTTCGCCCGCTTTACCCCGGTGGCTCCCGATTACAAACTGGTGACGACCTTCAGCCAACTCCTCCTCGATAACTTGTACGATCGGCCTTCGGAGCAGATCGAGACCGTGGCAGTTTACGAGGGCGAACGTCCTTCTAAGACCATTCGGCACCCGGGCGGCGCGAAATTGGTTCCGGTAGGCTCGCGGATGTTGGCATCGGCGATGCTCCAAAGGAGCCGCTACGCGATCGCCCAGTGGTCCGACGGGACGAACGCCCGCAGCGACGGGGGCGCGGAGTTCGAGGGCAACGCGATCTCCCGTCCGACGCACAAATCGAATCGCAATGGAACGGCGGCGAAAGTGGCGACCCCGGCGAGTGCAGACGACAGCGAACGCCCGGGGAGTGGGACTGAGACTGAGGCCGCCGATCTCGAATTACTCCAGGCGATCGCCCACGAAGTGCGCACCCCCTTAGCGACGATCCGCACCTTGACCCGCTTGCTGCTCAAACGCAGTGAGAATTTCGACGACCGGGCGATCGCGCGCTTGCAGGCGATCGATCGCGAATGCACCGAACAAATCGATCGCTTTGAGTTCATTTTCCGGGCCGTCGAACTGGAAACCTCCAATAGCGGGCGCTCTCCGGTTCACCTGACTTCCACTTCCCTCGATCTCGTACTCGACAGTTGCATTCCGCGCTGGCAAAAACAAGCGAGCCGTCGCAACCTCACCCTCGATGTCGTCGTCCCGCAAAAAATGCCCCCGGTCGTCAGCGACCCCAACCTGTTAGAACGAGTGTTAACTGGGGCGATCGAAAACTTTACCTGTACCCTGCCTGCCGGGAACCACGTGAGAGTTGAAGTCACCCTCGCCGGACATCAACTCAAAGTACAGTTGGAGTGCGAGCCGAACCCGGACGCCCAGACTCAACCGTGGTCGATGCCCTTTAGCTCGCGACCGACCCTAAAATCGATCGGCCAGTTGCTGATGTTTCAACCGGAAACAGGCAACCTCAGCCTCAATCTCAACGTGACGAAAAATCTGTTTCAAGTCCTCGGCGGCAAGCTGATCGTGCGTCACCGTCCCCAACAAGGGGAGGTGATCGCCATGTTCTTACCCTTGGAACTGGGGTAA
- a CDS encoding ATP-binding protein — translation MNPSDPREVSLYDCALGAIAPPQPLQISPLTFKALVSATLDLLVEQKIAATLWVKLPSWCEWQTAIARYREWVDSCEPIYLCQNEAIGDPPAQRLGDRPGAGAPGSEDPLVQWHHRHIQDQLNETSLIGDEGTILIPEKHLSPLCQIELPVGSALSREFFLIVLSPKLHVLILAYQHPSLAYSRLRDRESPPLDPQLPLLGIHCFDGETIQRVLDGLKDALTEMQCIPLSDRESDPSENESSSSEGQEVNSAQMACNALKEKWDKRFGELVTPIPDLTLLGQLTSKQIQCQEELWRQECFNTISVQALQQENQELHQSLQLKNELLHNLGQELRTPLTNMKTALTLLNSRKLKVAQSQRYRLLLQESCDRQTSLIDGLLEWVQLESHVHPKREPLRLADWIPPIVSTYQPLAQEKGVMVAYTIPNGLPPVACVGEWLKRIAIELLHNSIKFTPSGGEVWAIAKQQGDYIQLEVRDTGIGIPPQEVQKIFEPFYRGRQAIEEYPNSAGLGLTLVEQLLLHFGGSISVRAQVGKGSSFKVLLPVAHNPGRSPSP, via the coding sequence ATGAATCCATCAGATCCTCGGGAGGTTTCCCTGTACGATTGCGCTTTGGGTGCGATCGCTCCTCCTCAACCGCTACAAATCAGCCCGCTCACCTTCAAAGCCCTAGTGAGTGCCACCCTCGATTTACTCGTCGAGCAGAAAATTGCGGCGACCTTGTGGGTCAAACTGCCGTCGTGGTGCGAGTGGCAAACGGCGATCGCCCGCTATCGAGAATGGGTCGATAGTTGCGAACCGATTTATCTGTGCCAAAACGAGGCGATCGGCGATCCTCCTGCACAGAGGCTAGGCGATCGCCCGGGAGCTGGCGCCCCTGGGTCTGAAGACCCCCTCGTCCAGTGGCATCACCGCCACATTCAAGACCAACTTAACGAAACCTCCCTCATTGGCGACGAAGGAACCATCCTCATTCCCGAAAAACACCTCTCGCCTCTGTGTCAAATCGAGTTACCCGTCGGGAGTGCGCTCAGTCGAGAATTTTTTTTAATCGTGCTGTCGCCGAAACTGCACGTACTCATTTTGGCCTACCAGCATCCCTCGTTAGCGTATTCGCGGTTGCGAGACCGAGAATCCCCGCCTTTAGATCCCCAATTACCTCTGTTAGGCATCCATTGTTTCGATGGCGAAACGATTCAACGGGTTCTCGACGGTTTGAAAGACGCCCTAACTGAGATGCAGTGCATTCCGCTTTCAGACCGAGAGTCCGACCCCTCAGAAAATGAGTCATCCAGCAGCGAGGGACAGGAGGTGAATTCGGCTCAAATGGCGTGCAATGCCTTGAAAGAGAAATGGGATAAGCGCTTTGGGGAACTGGTAACGCCGATTCCCGATTTAACCTTGTTGGGACAACTGACCAGCAAACAGATTCAATGTCAAGAGGAACTCTGGCGTCAGGAATGTTTTAATACGATTTCCGTGCAGGCGTTGCAACAGGAAAATCAAGAACTGCACCAAAGTCTTCAATTAAAAAACGAACTCCTGCACAATTTGGGTCAGGAGTTGCGAACGCCGTTGACGAATATGAAAACGGCGCTGACCTTGCTCAATTCGCGCAAGTTAAAGGTCGCCCAAAGTCAGCGTTATCGCCTGTTGCTGCAAGAATCGTGCGATCGCCAAACGTCGCTGATCGACGGTCTTTTAGAATGGGTGCAGCTCGAAAGTCACGTGCATCCGAAGCGCGAACCGTTGCGTCTCGCCGATTGGATTCCGCCGATTGTCAGTACCTACCAACCCTTAGCCCAAGAAAAAGGGGTGATGGTCGCCTACACGATTCCGAACGGACTGCCTCCGGTGGCTTGTGTCGGCGAGTGGCTCAAACGGATCGCGATCGAGTTACTGCACAACAGTATTAAATTTACGCCCAGTGGGGGCGAGGTGTGGGCGATCGCCAAACAACAAGGGGATTACATCCAACTGGAAGTCCGCGATACCGGAATCGGGATTCCCCCGCAAGAGGTTCAGAAAATTTTCGAGCCGTTTTACCGGGGCCGTCAGGCGATCGAGGAATATCCCAACAGTGCTGGATTGGGATTAACGTTAGTCGAACAGTTATTACTGCACTTCGGCGGTTCGATTTCCGTGCGCGCTCAAGTGGGGAAAGGGTCGAGTTTCAAGGTGCTGTTGCCTGTGGCGCACAACCCCGGGCGTTCGCCCTCCCCGTAA
- a CDS encoding DUF928 domain-containing protein, with protein MILKSRKLATLLSGTASVVLLQMTGAHWNGSNLGGLTPAAIALETNLSYSPPQDLDAPKASRGTGSRGCNEAVTEAAPLSLTLLVPDDHTGLTASGHPTFSWHLSEAPEVAVEFSLVEPGVAQPLLTKTLDDVKAGVGSVTLPEELPQLEAGKKYRWSVTVICNENRRSSDIFAQAWIQRADRTEAVETEVTPQMSAGDRAEVYAKAGLWYDALAAISEAYRADPENQAIAARRQSLLEQVGLNQVAEAAISTSSTPAD; from the coding sequence ATGATCCTCAAGTCCCGCAAACTCGCAACACTTCTCTCCGGAACGGCTTCGGTCGTTCTGCTGCAAATGACGGGTGCCCATTGGAATGGGTCCAACCTGGGGGGATTGACTCCAGCAGCGATCGCCCTGGAAACGAACCTGAGCTATTCGCCGCCCCAAGATTTAGATGCGCCGAAAGCCTCGCGGGGTACGGGTTCGAGAGGCTGCAACGAAGCGGTGACCGAGGCGGCACCCCTGTCGCTCACCTTGCTGGTTCCCGACGACCACACCGGACTGACGGCTTCGGGACATCCGACCTTTTCCTGGCACCTGTCCGAAGCGCCGGAAGTGGCGGTAGAATTTAGTTTGGTCGAGCCGGGAGTGGCTCAACCTCTGTTGACGAAAACCTTAGACGACGTGAAAGCAGGGGTCGGCAGCGTGACCTTACCGGAAGAGTTACCTCAATTAGAAGCGGGTAAAAAATATCGGTGGTCCGTTACGGTAATTTGCAACGAAAATCGTAGATCGAGCGATATTTTCGCTCAAGCATGGATCCAACGGGCGGACCGTACCGAGGCGGTGGAAACAGAGGTCACCCCACAGATGAGCGCGGGCGATCGCGCCGAAGTGTATGCGAAAGCGGGCTTGTGGTATGATGCCCTCGCCGCGATTTCCGAAGCGTACCGAGCCGATCCCGAGAATCAGGCGATCGCCGCCCGACGCCAATCCTTGCTCGAACAAGTCGGTTTGAATCAAGTGGCGGAAGCAGCGATTTCCACATCCTCGACCCCGGCTGACTAG
- a CDS encoding serine hydrolase domain-containing protein, whose amino-acid sequence MTSTATDLKTLLEPLITPWITRKNDLNLAIGVVRGERRQIAAWGTLQPSGKTTDDKTLFEIGSVTKVFTTTLLAMLVEQGKLALETPVNQLGTAYQKLPDTVTLESLATHTSGLPRLPSNLAKSVRQDPNNPYNAYSIEDLYEYLQTWDNQPGKTTGKISYSNLGVGLLGHILSEQLGQSYEEAIAQYICNPLNLSDTCITLNAERQQRFALGYNEDGKPVKPWDLPTLAGAGALRSTATDLLTFVAANWQSPSFATLKTRELRYREFAPNSGLYGVIEKVGNWVQKWRGQPLVQRETRGIGLGWMVEYLPMRDREVCTHTGGTAGHRAFCGFIAETQTGVVVLSNYGDDFASLFGRYAIDKVGLKILEMLEI is encoded by the coding sequence GTGACTTCAACTGCAACCGATCTCAAAACTCTACTCGAACCCCTAATTACCCCTTGGATAACCCGTAAAAACGATCTTAACTTAGCGATCGGTGTGGTTCGAGGCGAACGGCGTCAAATCGCCGCTTGGGGTACCTTACAGCCGTCTGGAAAAACAACCGATGACAAAACCTTGTTTGAAATTGGCTCAGTGACCAAAGTTTTTACAACAACTCTGTTAGCGATGTTGGTCGAACAAGGAAAGTTAGCTTTAGAAACCCCCGTGAATCAATTGGGTACGGCTTATCAAAAATTACCGGATACAGTCACTTTAGAAAGCTTAGCAACCCATACGTCCGGGTTGCCCCGATTGCCCTCAAACTTAGCTAAATCCGTCCGTCAAGATCCCAATAATCCTTATAACGCTTACAGCATTGAGGATTTGTACGAATACTTGCAAACCTGGGACAATCAACCGGGGAAAACTACAGGAAAAATCAGTTATTCTAACTTGGGGGTGGGACTGTTAGGACATATTCTCAGCGAACAACTGGGACAATCTTATGAAGAGGCGATCGCGCAGTATATTTGTAATCCTTTGAACTTATCGGATACTTGCATTACTTTAAATGCGGAACGACAACAGCGATTTGCCCTCGGCTACAACGAAGATGGAAAACCCGTCAAACCTTGGGATTTACCCACTTTAGCAGGAGCCGGAGCCTTGCGTTCCACCGCGACGGATTTACTAACCTTTGTCGCCGCAAATTGGCAATCCCCATCCTTCGCAACCCTCAAAACTCGTGAATTACGTTATCGAGAATTTGCCCCCAATTCCGGTTTATACGGCGTTATCGAAAAAGTGGGAAATTGGGTACAAAAATGGCGGGGTCAACCTTTAGTCCAGCGAGAAACCAGGGGAATTGGCTTGGGATGGATGGTGGAATATTTACCCATGCGCGATCGCGAGGTTTGTACTCATACAGGCGGAACTGCCGGACATCGGGCATTTTGCGGATTTATCGCGGAAACTCAGACGGGGGTCGTCGTTCTGTCAAATTATGGGGATGATTTCGCCAGCCTATTCGGACGATATGCCATTGATAAAGTGGGGTTAAAAATCTTAGAAATGCTGGAAATCTAA